In Vanessa cardui chromosome 28, ilVanCard2.1, whole genome shotgun sequence, one genomic interval encodes:
- the LOC124541699 gene encoding zinc finger protein 614-like isoform X1 — MDLLWSKERLQKIFSKDSIQLTTAHASGDARIPIRCCRLCGGDVNLHSFCDNYVWEGVEGRYDQLLYDCFGVRVIQTDGMICERCIRQLRNTQRFRALVQAAFAKPPSEFSTNQSHLGIGEGFARPKNRNVTKSPIVELYKKLTKSTMVNPPRKRKLVERKSIMNSNVQVKRMNIACTVCKQRYPMLVPFEGWKKFVCSRCKKNCEPRRIVCRKCNTLVPTNTMREHLDLHVKSDLKSKNRLSNYPKSSSQTMKKEIFVKPKYQCSQCTKKYTMAQNLVKHVSSVHKNSIHYLCAVCGKDLKTKELLERHMRTHTGQPIYRCDVCMRIFKGKRLFQTHYLTHGK; from the exons ATGGATTTGCTGTGGTCAAAAGAAAGGTTGCAAAAGATCTTTAGTAAA gattcTATTCAACTAACCACAGCGCATGCGTCAGGCGATGCCCGCATTCCAATACGCTGCTGTCGTCTGTGTGGAGGAGATGTCAATTTACACAGCTTCTGTGATAACTACGTGTGGGAGGGGGTCGAAGGCCGTTACGATCAACTATTATATGACTGCTTTGGAGTAcgg GTTATTCAAACCGATGGCATGATATGCGAGCGCTGCATACGTCAACTACGTAACACCCAGCGTTTTCGCGCCCTCGTGCAAGCCGCCTTTGCAAAACCGCCCAGTGAAT TTTCAACGAATCAATCGCACCTGGGCATCGGCGAAGGTTTTGCACGTCCGAAAAATAGGAACGTAACCAAATCTCCAATCGTGGAATTATACAAAAAGTTGACAAAGAGTACGATGGTGAATCCGCCAAGGAAGCGAAAGCTGGTCGAACGTAAATCGATTATGAACTCTAACGTTCAAGTCAAAAGGATGAATATCGCGTGTACTGTGTGTAAGCAGAGGTACCCGATGTTGGTACCGTTCGAAGGCTGGAAGAAGTTCGTATGCTCTCGATGTAAGAAGAACTGCGAACCGCGTAGGATAGTTTGCAGGAAATGCAACACGCTGGTGCCCACGAACACGATGAGGGAACATCTGGATTTACACGTCAAATCAGATTTGAAATCGAAGAACAG GCTCAGCAATTATCCGAAAAGTTCTTCGCAGACAATGAAAAAGGAAATCTTTGTGAAGCCGAAATATCAATGCAGTCAATGTACGAAAAAATACACAATGGCTCAAAACTTGGTCAAGCATGTAAGCAGCGTGCATAAAAACAGTATACATTACCTGTGCGCGGTCTGCGGGAAAGATTTGAAGACGAAGGAGCTGCTGGAAAGACACATGCGAACACACACCGGCCAGCCGATATACCGATGCGATGTATGCATGCGAATATTCAAAGGGAAGAGATTATTCCAGACACATTATTTGACGCATGGCAAGTAA
- the LOC124541699 gene encoding zinc finger protein 569-like isoform X2 — MDLLWSKERLQKIFSKDSIQLTTAHASGDARIPIRCCRLCGGDVNLHSFCDNYVWEGVEGRYDQLLYDCFGVIQTDGMICERCIRQLRNTQRFRALVQAAFAKPPSEFSTNQSHLGIGEGFARPKNRNVTKSPIVELYKKLTKSTMVNPPRKRKLVERKSIMNSNVQVKRMNIACTVCKQRYPMLVPFEGWKKFVCSRCKKNCEPRRIVCRKCNTLVPTNTMREHLDLHVKSDLKSKNRLSNYPKSSSQTMKKEIFVKPKYQCSQCTKKYTMAQNLVKHVSSVHKNSIHYLCAVCGKDLKTKELLERHMRTHTGQPIYRCDVCMRIFKGKRLFQTHYLTHGK; from the exons ATGGATTTGCTGTGGTCAAAAGAAAGGTTGCAAAAGATCTTTAGTAAA gattcTATTCAACTAACCACAGCGCATGCGTCAGGCGATGCCCGCATTCCAATACGCTGCTGTCGTCTGTGTGGAGGAGATGTCAATTTACACAGCTTCTGTGATAACTACGTGTGGGAGGGGGTCGAAGGCCGTTACGATCAACTATTATATGACTGCTTTGGA GTTATTCAAACCGATGGCATGATATGCGAGCGCTGCATACGTCAACTACGTAACACCCAGCGTTTTCGCGCCCTCGTGCAAGCCGCCTTTGCAAAACCGCCCAGTGAAT TTTCAACGAATCAATCGCACCTGGGCATCGGCGAAGGTTTTGCACGTCCGAAAAATAGGAACGTAACCAAATCTCCAATCGTGGAATTATACAAAAAGTTGACAAAGAGTACGATGGTGAATCCGCCAAGGAAGCGAAAGCTGGTCGAACGTAAATCGATTATGAACTCTAACGTTCAAGTCAAAAGGATGAATATCGCGTGTACTGTGTGTAAGCAGAGGTACCCGATGTTGGTACCGTTCGAAGGCTGGAAGAAGTTCGTATGCTCTCGATGTAAGAAGAACTGCGAACCGCGTAGGATAGTTTGCAGGAAATGCAACACGCTGGTGCCCACGAACACGATGAGGGAACATCTGGATTTACACGTCAAATCAGATTTGAAATCGAAGAACAG GCTCAGCAATTATCCGAAAAGTTCTTCGCAGACAATGAAAAAGGAAATCTTTGTGAAGCCGAAATATCAATGCAGTCAATGTACGAAAAAATACACAATGGCTCAAAACTTGGTCAAGCATGTAAGCAGCGTGCATAAAAACAGTATACATTACCTGTGCGCGGTCTGCGGGAAAGATTTGAAGACGAAGGAGCTGCTGGAAAGACACATGCGAACACACACCGGCCAGCCGATATACCGATGCGATGTATGCATGCGAATATTCAAAGGGAAGAGATTATTCCAGACACATTATTTGACGCATGGCAAGTAA